Part of the Paenibacillus sp. JNUCC32 genome is shown below.
CGTTTTCCGATGAATTGAACGATTCTATGAATAAACATTCATAATGTTAAAATAATACAATGCGGCCGCGCGGAGTGTCGTTAGAAAAACGCATGCCATTGAATATTCTGCCAAGGCCAAATGAAATAACCTCCGTTTCACATCGGTGTAAACGAAGGTTATTGGGGCATTCGCAAAAATAGATTTATCTTGCCGTTGGAGGCGGATTGCCGATCACGCCCGGATATTGGTAATTGAGCGGCTCGTCAAACACGACATAGTCCAGGTTCACCATCAGCAGGATGATCCGGCGCCCTGTCGTCCGTTCGCTGATGACGATATGATCGCGACCGGCGGCTTCGATAATGCCCGTGAACACCTTGGCATTCCATTGCGAATTGTTTTCATACGTCATGTAAAACGTTGCCTGCTTCCCAAGGTTCAATCGAAGGATATTCTCCACGTAAGATTGTTCGAATTGCGGCGGTGCCGGAACAACGGTGCCTCCCGGCGTCATTGGACTTCCGCTGGGCACCTGCGGTGGAACGTTTGCCGTGTAACCAGCGGTCCCGCGGTTCGGCACTCCCGGATAACGGACTCCATTCATGAAGTTCACAGGCGGCACACCTTGATTGTACATAAGTAATTTCCTCCTTTAATTTATAACTCCCGCCTAAGCGGTTGTATAACATGAATCAAAAAACGGACGGGCAATCGGCATATGTCGGGGTGAAGAAGCAGTGTGCCTTGAATCGGCCTGTGTTCTGCTGATTGTACCAGGTTGCCGGGCAGTCCCCTGCCGGGCGGAAAAACCATAGCGCGTTGCTAGCCGGCCATATGCGTTCCCCATTAATGACCCTTTGG
Proteins encoded:
- the gerQ gene encoding spore coat protein GerQ; the protein is MNGVRYPGVPNRGTAGYTANVPPQVPSGSPMTPGGTVVPAPPQFEQSYVENILRLNLGKQATFYMTYENNSQWNAKVFTGIIEAAGRDHIVISERTTGRRIILLMVNLDYVVFDEPLNYQYPGVIGNPPPTAR